From Candidatus Methylacidiphilales bacterium:
GGGAATACCAAGTATTTGAACCGTGATGACCTGCAGGTGACGCTCAACGCCGGGGAATTGAATGCCTGGCTGAAAGCGCGGGTTCGTCTCGAGCAGGCCGAGACGCCGGAGAAATACGGGATCCGGAGGACCGGGATGGGGGTTTCCATTTTGCAGGATCGGATTGAATTTTTGGACGAAGTCGAGTTTCTGGGCTATCCGAAGCTTTTCCGCTATGTCCTTCATTTCAGCTCCGGCAACAATTCCATTGCATTTTACCAATGCGATTTGACAATTGGGAGTGCGCGGCTTCCACAGCAGCTTTCAAACTATTTCTGGCGCATGTACCAGCAGCAGCTTTGGCAAGCCTTGAAAAAGAGCGGCGTGCCGCGGATTTACCAGATTGAAAAAATTGAAAAAGGCAAACTGGTTCTGGCCCATATATGAGCGGTTCAGACCGCCGCTTGACGTTCTGCCCTGAATCGATACGGTGAAATCCTGCCATGTTCGGATTGGGAGACATTTTGTTGAGGCGCATTCTGGACATCACGCTTTGTGCTGTCGGGCTGCGCATTATCATGGGCTGGCTGCTGGCCTACCCGCGTTTGTTGCGCCTGATTTTCACCGTCTTGCTGATTCTTCTGTTCGCCGCGGCCATTTATGCCCTTAACCTGCCCTTTGCCATGCTGCTGACGTTTATCGTGGCGCTGCCGGTTTCCGTGCTTGTGTTTTTGTCTTTTCTTCCCGAATTGAGCCGTATTTACCAGGCGGCCAGCCGCGGAAACCTTTTCCGCCCGAAGGTGTTTCAATCCGAGGAAACCCTGGCCGAATTGTCGCTGGCCTTGGTCGATCTCGTGAAGCAGCGTACAGGCGCGCTGTTTGTTTTTTGCAATCGCCTGGATGCTGAAAGCCTGATCAGCGGCGGCGAGGAGGTTTCGAGCACGGTCAACCGTTCCCTGATTCTTTCCATATTCAATCCGCATTGCCCGCGGCACGACGGCGCGGCGGTGATCCGCTCGAATCGCATCACGCGCGTGGGCGGTGTGTTGCCGCTGGCCACTGCGGAAGGGGTGGACGCCGAATTGGGTACGCGCCATCTCGCGGCAATCGGACTCACACAGCGCAGTGACGCGCATGTGATTGTCGTTTCGGAAGAGCGCGGAATCATTTCGCATGTGCATGACGGGGTGCTGAAGCTGGTGACCGGTGAAACGCCGGAAGAACTGGAGCGTGAGTTGCTGCTGCTGCTGGGCGTCAAATCCCAGGATCGCACGCGCAAACGGCATCGCCTGATGTCGATCGGGCTCTGGATTCTGGCGTTGGCGATAGCGGCTTTGGGATCGGTTGAGACGGATATTTACAAAAAGAAGTATTTTGAGACGCCTTCCGTGGCCACCACCGCAGACGCCAAGATTGAATTCAGCAACATCCCGCCCAGCCTGTTTATCTCCGAGCAGAGTGAGACGGCGCTCAAATTATTCATGCGGGTGCCGCCGACCTTGAACATTGTCGGAAAGGATTTTACCATCTTACTGGACATGAAAAACGCCAAGGCGGGCAAGAACCGGATCAATCTGACTTCGGACATGATCCGGACGTTGCCGAAGGAGGCGCAGGTGGATCGTTTTGACCCTGCGGTGCTCGCTTATACGCTTTCGGAATTACGGACCATGATGCTCGATGTGCAGATGCCGGAAGTGACGGGGCTCAAGCGTGGGTTGAGAGTCCATGAGAAAAAGCTGGATACCGTCCGGGTCAAGGTGCTGGTGCGGGATCCGCTGTGGAAACCGGCGGACAAGACCAAGGCATTGCCGGTGGACCTTTCATCCATCACGGCTCCCGGGACTTATACAATGAGCGTAACCCTGAATGTGCCGCAATCCGTCCAGATTGTGAATGGAGGCAATCCGGGCGGCATCCACCTCTTATTGAATATTGTCGCCAGATGAGGATGCCGCTGCATGGCAGTACGACGTTGTTCAACCCGGCTGTCATGTTGCGGATTATTTGCTTATTGGCAGACTTCAGCCGCACAGATGCCGGAGCTGGGGGCGATGTTTTTTATCGTTCGGCGGATACGGGCTTGCATCCCGTCGGCACACGCGGGGAGATGTCCTGGGCGTTCGCATAACCATGAAAGCGGGAACTGATATCAACCACGATGTTCCGCCGATTTCCCAATCGGAGGACGTCAAGCATTCGATTTTACGCAATCTCAAATACAGCCTGGCGCGCGATCCCGGGACCGCCACGTTGCGCGACTGGTGGTATTCCCTCTCCAAGGCGGCGCAGGAACGCATCATCGAGCGGATGATTGCCACACAGGGCGCTCACGCTAAGGAAAAGCCCCGCCGCCTCTACTATTTGTCGCTGGAATATCTCATGGGCCGCCTTTTGGGCAACAACCTGCTCAATATCGGCATCTTTGAACAGTCCGAGCATGCCTTGAACGAGCTTGGCCTGGAACTTGAGGAGATACGGGACCAGGAATATGACATGGCCCTCGGCAACGGCGGTTTGGGCCGCCTCGCCGCCTGTTTTCTCGACTCGCTGGCGACATTGGATTTCCCGGCCATCGGCTACGGCATCCATTATGAATTCGGGCTGTTCAAGCAGGAGTTTGTGAACGGCTACCAGGTGGAGCGTCCGGACGAATGGTTGCGATACGGGGATGCATGGGAACTGGTACGCCCCGAGTACACGCAGAAAATCCAAATCGGCGGGCGTGTGGAGAATGTGTTTGACGACCTGGGCAATTACACAGCCCGTTGGGTTGATTTCCAAACCATCGTTGGAGTGCCCTATGACATT
This genomic window contains:
- a CDS encoding DNA integrity scanning protein DisA nucleotide-binding domain protein; its protein translation is MFGLGDILLRRILDITLCAVGLRIIMGWLLAYPRLLRLIFTVLLILLFAAAIYALNLPFAMLLTFIVALPVSVLVFLSFLPELSRIYQAASRGNLFRPKVFQSEETLAELSLALVDLVKQRTGALFVFCNRLDAESLISGGEEVSSTVNRSLILSIFNPHCPRHDGAAVIRSNRITRVGGVLPLATAEGVDAELGTRHLAAIGLTQRSDAHVIVVSEERGIISHVHDGVLKLVTGETPEELERELLLLLGVKSQDRTRKRHRLMSIGLWILALAIAALGSVETDIYKKKYFETPSVATTADAKIEFSNIPPSLFISEQSETALKLFMRVPPTLNIVGKDFTILLDMKNAKAGKNRINLTSDMIRTLPKEAQVDRFDPAVLAYTLSELRTMMLDVQMPEVTGLKRGLRVHEKKLDTVRVKVLVRDPLWKPADKTKALPVDLSSITAPGTYTMSVTLNVPQSVQIVNGGNPGGIHLLLNIVAR